The proteins below come from a single Streptococcus hyointestinalis genomic window:
- a CDS encoding response regulator transcription factor, translating into MYPIYILEDDVIQQNRLKEAIDRYAVSKQWGDYQCKVFDDGQELLTAFEKSGEKALFFLDLEIKGVKRLGLEVAKVIYKTSPFSLIVFVSTHSEYMPHTYKSMVRAMDFIIKDESEEEYNDRVASCLDYVSELDKQDVEKETFLFRNSEGSDIFLKFDEIFFVETDPQHSHKLILYSLYSRIEFRATLSEVLKSEPRFFKCHRSFLINPKNVTLINRREKMLYFRDGLSCPISRRHINPLIKRIEGGELRVI; encoded by the coding sequence ATGTATCCAATTTACATTTTAGAAGATGATGTCATTCAACAAAACCGTCTTAAGGAAGCGATTGACCGCTATGCTGTCAGCAAGCAGTGGGGAGATTATCAGTGTAAGGTGTTTGACGATGGACAAGAGCTTTTGACAGCTTTTGAAAAGAGTGGTGAAAAAGCGCTTTTCTTCCTAGATTTAGAGATTAAAGGTGTTAAGCGACTGGGACTAGAGGTTGCTAAGGTTATCTATAAGACCTCGCCTTTCTCTCTTATCGTTTTTGTCTCAACCCACTCAGAGTACATGCCCCACACCTATAAGTCTATGGTTCGGGCAATGGACTTTATCATCAAAGATGAGTCTGAAGAGGAGTATAACGACCGTGTCGCTAGTTGCCTAGACTATGTTTCAGAGTTGGATAAGCAAGACGTTGAGAAAGAAACCTTTCTGTTTAGAAATAGTGAAGGGTCAGATATCTTTTTGAAGTTTGACGAGATTTTCTTTGTCGAGACCGATCCACAGCACTCTCATAAGCTTATTCTCTACTCACTTTACTCCCGTATCGAGTTTCGTGCGACCTTGTCAGAGGTGTTAAAAAGCGAGCCACGCTTCTTTAAATGTCATCGGTCCTTTCTCATTAATCCTAAAAACGTCACTCTAATCAACAGACGTGAAAAAATGCTTTACTTTAGGGATGGATTAAGTTGCCCAATCTCACGTCGTCATATCAACCCTCTTATCAAACGAATAGAAGGAGGAGAATTACGTGTCATTTAA
- a CDS encoding LytTR family DNA-binding domain-containing protein has product MQYLSLKAHSKVYQFVLEDIYYIKTTSQHKVEVVTLGYSYAFSANLTEIEAEMPQLFRCHRNCLVNPNQIRIVDKKARLIHFRRSEIPPIVCARAKLKALLTLL; this is encoded by the coding sequence ATGCAGTATTTATCACTTAAGGCACATTCAAAAGTGTATCAATTTGTTCTTGAAGATATTTATTATATCAAAACAACTAGTCAACATAAGGTTGAAGTCGTAACTCTCGGTTATTCTTATGCTTTTTCAGCTAACCTAACAGAAATAGAAGCAGAGATGCCCCAGCTATTTCGTTGTCATCGCAATTGTTTAGTGAATCCTAATCAAATAAGAATTGTAGATAAGAAAGCAAGACTTATCCACTTTAGGCGTTCCGAAATTCCGCCAATTGTCTGTGCTAGAGCTAAACTAAAAGCATTGTTAACATTGCTATAA
- a CDS encoding DUF262 domain-containing protein: MTLIQDELKIISVNELMNINLKIPDYQRPYRWSSSSTNTLFADTYGAYKLGIDEYRLGSVILHRVNYNNQHYDYNLVDGQQRTTTLSILLYVLGEKAKNF, translated from the coding sequence TTGACGTTAATTCAAGACGAATTAAAAATCATCAGCGTAAATGAGTTAATGAATATCAATTTAAAGATTCCAGATTATCAACGTCCATATCGTTGGTCATCTAGTTCAACCAATACCCTTTTTGCAGATACCTATGGAGCTTATAAGTTAGGAATTGATGAGTATAGATTAGGTTCGGTCATTTTGCATAGGGTGAATTATAACAACCAACATTACGATTATAATCTAGTTGATGGACAGCAACGGACTACAACCTTATCCATTTTACTCTATGTGCTTGGTGAAAAAGCCAAAAACTTCTGA
- a CDS encoding DnaA ATPase domain-containing protein, whose amino-acid sequence MKPVNKNQTFENFSVNDGNAWALAALKTVIKDKSYYNPVYIYGKEGVGKSHLLNATINAIVERNKVVFLSAKELSDEIIENVMLADDDYVLIDDLQLLPKDKALEEKIAMLIEANKKQLIISSTVAPNSMEVSSKLQERLQWGLTTNMTSQNQ is encoded by the coding sequence ATGAAACCAGTCAATAAAAATCAAACATTTGAGAATTTTTCGGTCAATGATGGAAATGCTTGGGCTTTAGCTGCATTAAAGACAGTTATTAAGGATAAGAGTTACTACAATCCGGTTTATATATACGGTAAAGAAGGAGTTGGGAAGTCGCACTTGCTAAATGCTACCATTAACGCAATTGTTGAACGAAATAAGGTAGTATTTCTATCAGCAAAAGAACTGTCAGATGAAATTATAGAAAATGTTATGTTGGCAGATGATGACTATGTTCTCATCGATGACTTACAATTACTGCCTAAAGATAAAGCTCTGGAAGAAAAAATCGCAATGCTGATTGAAGCAAACAAGAAACAGTTGATTATTTCTTCGACTGTTGCCCCAAATAGCATGGAAGTTTCTAGTAAATTACAGGAACGATTACAATGGGGATTAACAACAAATATGACATCCCAGAATCAATGA
- a CDS encoding IS110 family transposase — MFYVGIDIAKNKHDLACINETGETVITNFRFANSCQGFHQLKLKLEQLSPITQDVQIALESTGHYNYNIVTFLRDLGYNVFAYNPLIIKEFAKSQSLRKTKTDRKDALLIARKLRSDVTPERYQTDRVLDELKELTRYQNRLIQSRSRCKNLYIRLLDIIFPELHRIVNNLYNQFIYDLLTNYPSPQRIARARFSSLLKIKRLTADKAHQIQETAKQTIGNASPVLSLELVQLIESIKHYDKQINQVQEEINLLMIELNSPITSIPGIGSRLGAIILAEIKNIHNFKNPNQLQAFAGLDPAIYQSGQMDNTGHMVKRGSSYLRYALIQAAKLIAIYSPHFKAYLRLKISQGKHYNVAVTHVAKKLIRVIYHLLKTNQLFDEAKLR, encoded by the coding sequence ATGTTTTATGTTGGTATTGATATTGCCAAAAACAAACACGATTTAGCCTGTATCAACGAAACTGGAGAAACAGTGATAACCAACTTCAGATTTGCCAATTCTTGTCAAGGTTTTCATCAGCTGAAACTAAAGCTAGAACAGCTATCTCCTATCACACAAGATGTCCAGATAGCACTTGAAAGCACAGGACACTATAACTACAATATAGTGACCTTTTTAAGAGACTTAGGCTACAATGTATTTGCCTACAACCCGCTCATTATCAAAGAATTTGCTAAATCACAATCGCTTAGAAAAACTAAAACTGATAGGAAAGATGCCCTTTTAATTGCTCGTAAGCTACGCTCTGACGTAACCCCTGAACGTTATCAAACAGATAGGGTATTAGACGAGTTAAAAGAGCTGACACGTTATCAAAATCGCCTAATTCAATCACGATCTAGATGCAAGAATTTATACATCAGATTACTTGATATTATCTTCCCTGAACTCCACAGAATCGTTAATAATCTCTATAATCAGTTTATCTATGACTTACTAACAAACTATCCTTCTCCACAAAGAATAGCTCGTGCTCGGTTCTCATCATTGCTTAAAATTAAGCGACTAACCGCTGATAAGGCGCATCAGATACAAGAAACAGCCAAACAGACTATTGGTAATGCTTCACCTGTTTTATCCTTGGAGTTAGTTCAATTAATTGAAAGCATTAAACACTACGATAAGCAAATTAACCAAGTCCAAGAGGAAATTAACCTCTTGATGATTGAGTTGAACTCTCCTATTACTTCTATTCCTGGAATTGGAAGTCGTCTTGGTGCTATTATTCTAGCTGAAATTAAGAATATTCATAATTTCAAGAATCCAAATCAGCTCCAGGCCTTTGCAGGATTAGACCCTGCCATTTACCAATCAGGACAGATGGATAATACCGGTCATATGGTAAAACGAGGCTCCTCTTATCTAAGGTACGCTCTAATACAGGCTGCTAAGCTTATAGCCATTTATTCCCCACATTTTAAAGCCTATTTAAGACTAAAAATCAGTCAAGGAAAGCATTACAATGTAGCTGTGACACATGTTGCTAAAAAGCTCATTCGTGTAATTTATCATCTTCTTAAAACCAATCAACTGTTTGATGAAGCTAAGCTAAGGTAA
- a CDS encoding sensor histidine kinase, whose protein sequence is MSFNYLMQTLFIFPFILLVYHQVSAITLKWYEYLIIISVFVFTDLSWFYFIFLEFAVLIAFSYLKDKTKPIALHFFYGLYPWVIDSLLRRFVLFYVLPIFGITDFRLFLENISVLALTELFIYIIYFIATYRLRFDFNVLIELVSTQTLRIRLLAIDIGMLVYFIAMEFFSGAEYYGHVDTLLIRQLLTIVYVIVFIGSLIYLNSAYKKHLEEELVKVRLSELNTLVTYTKQIEELYADIRAFRHDYANIISTLSEGIAHNDMDIIKKVYANVIKESGDILESSKYDFEGLAYIKDDALKSLIATKVFDAKKRGIDVQLDIPDTIDKPDNMALLDVIRLISILIDNAIEAALKAEHPQVMINIHEDDNDYIITVSNSTKEEKTPIAYLSGNGYTSKKTGEHGIGLVTIKRFQDQYPQLSVEATSGQYRVMQKVVLKG, encoded by the coding sequence GTGTCATTTAACTATTTGATGCAGACCCTATTTATTTTTCCTTTTATATTGTTAGTCTATCATCAAGTTAGCGCTATCACACTTAAATGGTATGAATATCTTATTATAATAAGTGTCTTTGTGTTTACAGATTTGTCTTGGTTTTATTTCATCTTTCTAGAGTTTGCAGTCCTAATAGCTTTTTCTTATCTTAAAGACAAAACAAAACCTATAGCGTTACATTTTTTCTACGGTCTCTATCCTTGGGTTATTGATAGCCTTCTTAGACGGTTTGTTCTTTTTTATGTTCTTCCTATATTTGGCATAACAGATTTTCGATTATTTTTAGAAAATATATCTGTCCTTGCTTTAACAGAACTATTTATTTACATTATTTATTTCATTGCAACTTACCGATTACGTTTTGATTTCAATGTTTTAATTGAGTTAGTTAGCACACAGACTTTGCGTATAAGACTATTAGCTATTGACATTGGGATGCTCGTTTATTTTATTGCTATGGAGTTCTTTTCTGGAGCTGAATATTACGGTCATGTAGATACGCTTCTCATTCGTCAGCTACTAACGATTGTTTACGTCATTGTCTTTATCGGATCCCTTATTTATCTTAATTCTGCCTATAAAAAACACCTTGAGGAGGAGCTGGTCAAGGTGCGTTTGTCTGAGTTGAATACTTTGGTGACTTATACTAAGCAAATAGAAGAGCTTTATGCGGATATTAGAGCCTTTAGACACGACTATGCTAATATTATATCAACTCTAAGCGAAGGAATTGCTCACAATGATATGGACATTATCAAAAAGGTTTATGCAAACGTGATAAAAGAGTCTGGAGATATCTTGGAATCTTCTAAGTATGACTTTGAAGGGTTGGCTTACATAAAAGATGATGCCTTAAAAAGTCTAATAGCAACGAAGGTGTTCGATGCTAAGAAACGAGGTATAGATGTTCAGCTGGACATTCCAGATACAATAGATAAGCCTGACAACATGGCTTTACTCGATGTTATCAGGCTCATCTCTATCTTGATAGATAATGCTATTGAGGCAGCTCTCAAAGCGGAGCATCCTCAGGTGATGATCAATATCCATGAGGACGATAATGACTACATTATTACTGTTAGCAATAGTACCAAAGAAGAGAAAACCCCGATAGCCTATCTTAGCGGCAATGGCTATACCAGTAAAAAAACTGGTGAGCATGGTATTGGTCTTGTGACTATCAAACGTTTCCAAGACCAATATCCTCAGTTAAGTGTTGAAGCGACTAGTGGTCAGTATAGAGTAATGCAGAAAGTAGTGCTAAAAGGTTAG
- a CDS encoding helix-turn-helix domain-containing protein yields MYIRLKNLREDRDLTQEQIAKYLHCSQSAYSRIESGKQDIPTSFLKKLAKLYGVTTDYILEMDKEQ; encoded by the coding sequence ATGTACATCAGGTTAAAAAACTTAAGAGAGGACAGAGACTTAACACAAGAACAAATCGCAAAATATCTTCATTGTTCGCAATCTGCGTATTCTAGAATAGAAAGTGGGAAACAAGATATTCCAACATCGTTTTTGAAAAAATTAGCAAAATTGTATGGCGTAACAACGGACTATATATTGGAAATGGATAAAGAACAATAG
- a CDS encoding recombinase family protein yields the protein MKDNNVEIIKADSIVRRRGMGVEKQYKKVAAYCRVSTDNEDQKNSYDSQVRHYRDYISQRPDWQLVDIYADEGISGTQADKRQDFQRLINDCKNGEIDYIVTKAIARFARNTLDTLKYVRMLKDMQVGVYFEEENIDTLTMDGELLLTILSSVAQQEVENTSAHVKKGLKMKMQRGELVGFQGCLGYDYDVETKSLSINEGEAKIVRYIFKRYLEGIGGKVIARELEELGYKSPRGLDHWNDTTVLGIIKNEKYKGDVLMGKTFTVDPISKRRLSNLGEEDKYYIKDDHAPIISPEDFDKAQEIRLRRAGNKKTVANVNGKRERYSKMYAFSSMLECGFCGSVLSRRSWHSRSDYRKVVWHCVTSIKKGKKYCKHSKGLEEFAIEGAFMEAYRQLYYSNESAIPNLLEVIEEELSDNSLNKELKKITKKLRNLLKKEENLVNLKLNNQISETLYNEKYNEILSEREMLSEEKINVETTLKSDVTVKNRLVEFQKLLTSNKLLTEFDRTFFESVVEKIIVGGINSEGEIDPAMLTIIFKTGDKQYKNGKQFKRRRKNAKQKLDKLCSQNRDEYEKMCLQETVDTRGVCCSAGKSLEIFERKG from the coding sequence ATGAAAGATAATAATGTAGAAATTATTAAAGCAGATTCCATAGTTCGAAGACGTGGAATGGGTGTAGAAAAGCAATATAAAAAAGTTGCTGCTTATTGCCGTGTAAGTACAGATAACGAAGACCAGAAAAATAGCTATGATTCCCAAGTGAGACACTATAGAGACTATATTTCGCAACGACCAGATTGGCAATTAGTTGATATTTACGCTGATGAGGGTATTTCGGGAACGCAAGCCGATAAAAGACAAGATTTTCAACGATTGATTAATGATTGTAAAAATGGAGAGATTGATTATATTGTTACTAAAGCCATTGCACGATTTGCAAGGAATACTTTAGATACTTTGAAATATGTTAGAATGCTAAAGGACATGCAGGTTGGTGTGTATTTTGAAGAAGAAAATATTGATACATTAACTATGGATGGGGAGCTACTTTTAACAATCTTAAGTTCAGTTGCACAGCAGGAAGTAGAGAACACATCAGCCCATGTCAAAAAAGGATTGAAAATGAAAATGCAGCGAGGAGAATTAGTTGGCTTTCAAGGTTGTCTTGGATATGACTATGATGTTGAAACAAAGTCATTGTCTATTAATGAAGGAGAAGCAAAGATCGTTCGATATATTTTTAAGAGATATTTAGAAGGAATAGGAGGAAAGGTAATTGCTAGAGAATTAGAAGAACTAGGTTATAAATCACCAAGGGGCTTGGACCATTGGAATGATACAACTGTATTAGGTATTATAAAGAATGAGAAATACAAAGGTGATGTTTTAATGGGAAAAACTTTTACTGTTGATCCTATAAGTAAGCGTCGGTTGAGTAATTTGGGAGAAGAAGATAAATACTATATCAAAGATGACCATGCACCGATTATCTCTCCAGAAGATTTTGACAAAGCGCAAGAAATTCGACTAAGGCGTGCTGGCAATAAAAAGACTGTTGCTAATGTCAATGGTAAGAGAGAGCGCTATTCTAAAATGTATGCTTTCAGTAGTATGCTTGAATGTGGTTTCTGTGGATCGGTCCTTTCACGAAGGAGCTGGCATTCTCGTTCAGATTATAGAAAAGTTGTGTGGCACTGTGTTACTTCTATCAAAAAAGGGAAAAAGTATTGCAAACACAGCAAGGGTTTAGAAGAGTTTGCTATTGAAGGTGCCTTCATGGAAGCATACAGACAGCTTTATTATTCAAATGAATCGGCAATACCTAATCTTTTAGAAGTTATTGAAGAAGAATTGAGCGATAACAGTCTAAATAAAGAATTAAAGAAGATAACTAAAAAACTTCGTAACTTATTGAAAAAAGAAGAAAATCTTGTTAATCTAAAGTTGAATAATCAGATTAGTGAGACTCTTTATAATGAGAAGTACAATGAAATCTTATCTGAAAGGGAAATGTTATCTGAAGAAAAAATAAATGTTGAGACGACTTTAAAATCAGATGTAACTGTAAAAAATAGGTTAGTAGAATTTCAAAAATTATTGACTTCAAACAAACTACTGACTGAGTTTGATCGAACATTTTTTGAAAGTGTTGTTGAAAAAATTATTGTCGGAGGGATAAATAGCGAAGGTGAAATTGACCCAGCAATGCTGACTATTATATTTAAAACAGGAGATAAGCAATACAAGAACGGAAAACAATTCAAAAGAAGACGTAAAAACGCTAAACAAAAATTGGATAAATTGTGTTCTCAGAACCGTGATGAGTACGAAAAAATGTGTCTACAAGAAACAGTCGACACACGTGGAGTGTGTTGCTCTGCTGGTAAAAGCCTAGAAATCTTTGAACGAAAGGGATAA
- a CDS encoding LPXTG cell wall anchor domain-containing protein, translating into MENKQLKFVTLLSSVLLMANFSNVLADDTASTGQEATVVAESTASQETPTTEVTSDNTELTDSSTEAPAVSSEEAPNTSKETSVNEESEEVSDVATETPAPEITQEQYQENVADLTKVSINEVYQMFTSDENKHLLYVGRPTCYYCRQFSPELKKLNELKPVEYYNTDGDDFDENAKNFLFGTVGIPGTPTLIRLENGEVISAWVGGGDANDIYHYMFKNIESSSIEQTSSEDEDTIENNDQENQSLSNEQGKDEVVNKETNTPYTTLSVTPTTSNKEATGKVSDTVVAQATNTTLPKTGEKKDSLIILGTLVSLFAYGFFRKTDKKRDNY; encoded by the coding sequence ATGGAAAACAAACAATTAAAATTCGTGACATTGTTATCAAGTGTTTTGCTTATGGCTAACTTTTCTAACGTCTTGGCAGATGATACTGCTTCTACGGGACAAGAAGCTACAGTTGTAGCGGAGAGTACAGCCAGTCAAGAAACTCCGACTACTGAAGTGACATCAGACAATACAGAACTTACAGATAGTTCTACAGAAGCACCTGCAGTTTCTTCCGAAGAAGCACCAAATACCAGCAAGGAAACGTCTGTTAATGAGGAATCTGAGGAGGTATCTGATGTAGCAACTGAAACTCCAGCTCCAGAAATTACACAAGAGCAATATCAAGAAAATGTAGCGGATTTAACTAAAGTTTCTATCAATGAAGTATATCAAATGTTTACTTCTGATGAGAACAAGCACCTTCTCTATGTTGGACGTCCAACTTGTTATTACTGTCGCCAATTTTCACCAGAGCTGAAAAAATTGAATGAATTAAAACCAGTTGAGTACTACAATACAGATGGAGATGACTTTGATGAGAATGCAAAGAATTTCCTTTTTGGTACTGTTGGTATCCCTGGAACTCCAACTCTGATTCGTCTTGAGAATGGAGAAGTTATCTCTGCTTGGGTTGGTGGAGGAGACGCCAATGATATCTACCACTATATGTTTAAAAACATAGAAAGCAGTAGTATTGAGCAAACTTCATCAGAAGATGAAGATACTATAGAAAATAATGATCAAGAAAATCAATCACTATCAAACGAACAGGGGAAAGATGAAGTCGTTAATAAAGAGACAAACACTCCATACACTACTTTATCAGTGACACCTACAACATCAAATAAAGAGGCAACTGGTAAGGTAAGCGACACTGTAGTGGCTCAGGCAACTAACACTACTCTTCCTAAAACAGGAGAAAAGAAAGATTCTTTGATAATTTTGGGAACATTGGTATCGCTTTTTGCCTATGGATTTTTTAGAAAAACAGATAAAAAGCGTGACAACTACTAA
- a CDS encoding DUF262 domain-containing protein — MDNHLIMIPVSRIFSNVHYEVPIYQRNYAWGSDQIEQLIEDIISTKDDYFLGNLIVNQKDNNVYEVIDGQQRLTTLFLLERYLGIAFANDALRFEARDKANRTLATLPDTKQLTDELQSSEIKEGYKIIDDYFEKTGLSSEKEKIIKRLDKVNLIRVQVPAKIDLNHYFEIMNTRGEQLELHEIAKANILSKVSSPEAKKIASDIWEYCSNMDSYIQMNYPKKQRDMIFSNDWSSLSEQIVDFDSLIGCYQNEAVMEERFTLEEILQGKRVMSSESTSSDELENERFESIISFPNFLLQVNEAITRSSADDDSSLDDKNFLINLRNNWADERSAKHFLFMMLKARVLFDKFVLKREFARDYKETGKWSLQRLEKYRDARTDKPKYIGTFGGDEDNKNRQIRTLQSALRITYTSPKTMHWISLVLSCYFNDENADVLEILENYAQSKVDATRFETASGFGFERIVFSYLDYLLYRDGYSFNGHEIIHPLSNDWQFQFRSSIEHFYPQHPTELSPWADADLNCFGNLALITVSGNSIFNNASPDGKASTNPGIIAQSLKLKIMAEMMGQNNNVWDEKLAHIHQDEMFNILKFRGEIE, encoded by the coding sequence ATGGACAATCATTTAATAATGATTCCAGTTTCAAGAATATTTTCTAATGTTCATTATGAGGTTCCAATTTATCAACGAAATTACGCATGGGGATCTGACCAAATTGAACAGTTAATCGAAGATATTATAAGCACCAAAGATGATTATTTTTTGGGCAATCTAATCGTTAATCAAAAGGATAATAATGTTTATGAAGTTATTGATGGACAACAGCGCTTGACAACATTATTTTTACTGGAAAGATATTTGGGTATTGCGTTTGCTAATGATGCATTACGTTTTGAAGCTAGAGATAAGGCGAATAGAACACTTGCAACATTACCCGATACAAAGCAATTAACTGATGAGTTGCAGTCATCAGAAATTAAAGAGGGATATAAAATTATTGATGATTATTTTGAGAAGACAGGTTTGAGCTCAGAAAAAGAAAAGATCATCAAACGTTTGGATAAGGTGAATCTTATCCGAGTTCAAGTACCTGCAAAAATCGACTTGAACCATTATTTTGAAATTATGAATACGCGTGGCGAGCAACTCGAATTGCATGAAATTGCTAAAGCAAACATTTTATCAAAAGTTTCATCACCAGAAGCTAAGAAAATCGCAAGTGATATCTGGGAATATTGCTCCAATATGGACTCTTATATTCAAATGAATTATCCTAAAAAGCAACGGGATATGATTTTTAGCAATGATTGGAGTAGCTTGTCCGAGCAAATAGTTGACTTTGATTCATTAATCGGTTGCTATCAAAATGAAGCAGTAATGGAAGAAAGATTCACTCTTGAAGAAATACTTCAAGGTAAGAGAGTGATGAGTAGTGAATCAACATCAAGTGATGAGCTAGAGAATGAACGTTTTGAGTCGATTATTTCTTTCCCAAACTTCTTGTTGCAAGTCAATGAAGCAATTACGAGATCAAGTGCGGATGATGATTCAAGTTTGGATGATAAGAATTTTTTAATTAATCTTCGGAACAATTGGGCAGATGAACGGTCGGCTAAGCACTTTCTATTCATGATGTTAAAAGCACGCGTATTGTTCGACAAATTTGTGTTAAAGCGTGAATTTGCACGTGATTACAAAGAAACAGGAAAGTGGTCGTTACAAAGGCTCGAAAAATATCGTGATGCTAGAACAGATAAACCAAAATATATCGGAACTTTTGGTGGAGATGAAGATAATAAAAATAGACAGATTCGAACCTTACAATCTGCCTTACGTATAACATACACTTCTCCAAAAACAATGCACTGGATTTCATTGGTCTTATCGTGTTATTTTAATGATGAAAATGCAGATGTATTAGAGATTCTTGAAAATTATGCTCAATCAAAAGTTGATGCAACTAGATTTGAAACAGCTTCTGGATTTGGATTTGAACGGATCGTATTTAGTTATTTAGATTATTTGCTTTACCGAGATGGCTACTCATTCAATGGTCATGAAATAATACATCCACTATCGAATGACTGGCAATTTCAGTTTAGAAGTTCAATTGAACATTTCTACCCTCAACATCCAACTGAATTGTCCCCTTGGGCTGATGCAGATCTGAATTGCTTTGGAAATTTGGCTTTAATAACGGTCTCAGGGAATTCAATTTTTAATAATGCATCGCCAGACGGAAAAGCAAGCACAAACCCAGGGATTATTGCGCAGAGTTTGAAGTTGAAAATCATGGCTGAAATGATGGGACAAAATAATAATGTTTGGGATGAAAAATTGGCGCACATCCATCAGGACGAAATGTTTAATATTCTTAAATTTAGAGGGGAAATAGAGTAG
- a CDS encoding helix-turn-helix transcriptional regulator, with the protein MNDQERLLTIFLHLQSGAHLAKAQLADEFGVSEKTIQRDFSLLGHYLESQPIVAAELAYDAKYHTRYLKGKSLFNKKDILVISKILLENRSLNKEENKSLIDSLLALISKEEQKEVSQIIASELLNYAPLSDTQNRIDKIWEWSEMIRKEQVLDIRYQSPYNTEKQHTILPASLYYDAHYFYVVAFNLTFESYMTLKLDRIIDWKVSKEKKPQISYGKKFRDGEVRNKRVDPFMGRELTIRVQFAYDPTIVTDQFPTARIIEHTPDGAVIEFISQDTPGLKRWLLSQADALTALSPATLVDDMKNFLIRMQQNYDK; encoded by the coding sequence ATGAACGATCAAGAACGCTTACTAACGATTTTTCTGCATTTGCAATCAGGTGCCCATCTTGCAAAAGCACAGTTAGCAGATGAGTTTGGAGTTAGTGAAAAAACAATACAGAGAGATTTTTCTCTATTAGGTCATTACTTGGAATCTCAGCCTATAGTTGCAGCGGAGCTTGCCTATGATGCAAAATACCATACACGTTATCTAAAAGGTAAATCCTTATTCAATAAAAAGGATATTTTGGTCATATCAAAGATTTTATTAGAAAACCGTTCTTTGAACAAAGAGGAAAATAAGTCTCTAATCGATAGTTTGTTAGCTTTAATTTCTAAAGAGGAACAAAAAGAGGTTTCTCAAATTATTGCGAGCGAACTACTAAATTATGCGCCATTGTCAGATACTCAAAATCGAATTGATAAAATCTGGGAATGGTCAGAAATGATTCGAAAAGAGCAAGTTCTAGATATTCGATATCAATCGCCATATAATACTGAAAAACAACATACGATTCTGCCCGCCTCCCTTTATTATGATGCACATTATTTTTATGTTGTGGCATTTAACTTAACGTTTGAGTCGTATATGACCCTAAAATTGGATAGAATAATAGATTGGAAAGTATCAAAAGAAAAGAAACCACAGATTTCTTACGGGAAGAAATTTCGTGATGGAGAAGTACGGAATAAACGCGTTGATCCATTTATGGGACGAGAGTTGACGATTAGAGTTCAATTTGCCTATGACCCAACCATTGTAACGGATCAATTTCCAACTGCTAGGATTATTGAACATACCCCTGACGGAGCTGTGATTGAATTTATCAGTCAAGACACACCAGGATTGAAACGATGGTTGCTGAGTCAAGCAGATGCTTTGACAGCGCTTTCTCCTGCAACGTTAGTAGATGATATGAAGAATTTTCTGATAAGAATGCAGCAAAATTATGACAAATAG
- a CDS encoding helix-turn-helix domain-containing protein, whose amino-acid sequence MYVRIRDLRQKRNYSQGKIAHYLSCSQSSYSRIESGARELPVDILIKLAELYNVNVDYILGLTEFPYSLKNKSETENLE is encoded by the coding sequence ATGTATGTAAGAATTAGAGATTTAAGACAGAAAAGAAACTATTCGCAAGGAAAAATAGCACACTATTTATCTTGCAGTCAGTCTTCTTATTCAAGAATTGAAAGTGGTGCAAGAGAGCTCCCAGTAGATATTTTAATTAAGTTAGCTGAGCTTTATAATGTGAATGTAGATTATATCCTTGGGTTAACAGAATTTCCTTACAGTTTAAAAAATAAGTCTGAAACGGAGAATTTGGAATAG